CGGCTGCGATCAATTGTACCAACTGGGTCGGCAAATTGGACAAGATGGCCGCTGACGGTGCAGCGGTAGAAGCCATGCGCCATATGTTTGAAACGGTGGCCATTACCGGTACCGTCGTCATTGGTGAAGGTGAAATGGACGAAGCCCCCATGCTTTACATTGGTGAAAAAGTCGGCCTAGGCGGCGATGAAGTGGACATTGCCGTTGATCCCTTGGAAGGCACCAACCTGGCGGCTAAAAATCAACCGGGTGCTATCACTGTTATGGCGGTTTCCGATGCCGGCGGCCTCTTGCATGCACCGGATATGTACATGGATAAAATCATCGTCGGCCCCGGCGCAAAAGGGGCCATCGACATTGAAGCATCTGTGGAAGAAAACCTTAAAAATGTGGCCCAGGCCCTGGGTAAGCCCATGGACGAGCTGACCGTCTGCTTACTTGACCGGCCCCGCCATGAGCACATTAAACAGGCCGTAAAAGCCCTGGGCGCTCGCGTTCAG
This portion of the Peptococcus niger genome encodes:
- the glpX gene encoding class II fructose-bisphosphatase, whose amino-acid sequence is MERELVIEFSRVTEAAAINCTNWVGKLDKMAADGAAVEAMRHMFETVAITGTVVIGEGEMDEAPMLYIGEKVGLGGDEVDIAVDPLEGTNLAAKNQPGAITVMAVSDAGGLLHAPDMYMDKIIVGPGAKGAIDIEASVEENLKNVAQALGKPMDELTVCLLDRPRHEHIKQAVKALGARVQLITDGDVSPALSCCFPESGIDMVLGIGGAPEGVLAAAAVKCMGGDMQGKLAPENDEQVTRAEAMGTSCDEVLTLNDLVRSDDVMFVASGVTTGSILKGVKRDGDFITVNTVVLRHKTGTVRFLDSRYRLPVS